GGATGGATCCCTTGTCCAAACATTCCAGGGTCCCCCTTGTGGTCAAAGCAGAAAATCAAGCCAATCGTCGTTCAGGAGGGCGTGTCATTGGTGCTGCCGTGCCGACCCCCTGCTGGCCTGCCTCCACCTATCATATTCTGGATGGACAATTGTGAGCTTTTCAATTATGGGATATGATGTCTCGGCTGCATGCGCGTGCACATATGAGCTCAGGTTTCCTCGCAGTTGAGATGTGTCTGATGTAAAATAATGCTTGTCAGTGATCTTTAAAGTTTAATAGTGTGTTTggcattttaataataacatCTCATATTCGTTTAGATTTTAACATAACACAATAACTCTTCATCCATGAAATTAAAGGAACTGACTCTTCAGAAAAAGGCTGCACATAGAGTAGCATATTTAACCACATGGATGGAATCTGCTGTGCTTCTCAGATTTCCAGAAGCTGCCTCAGAGCAGCAGGGTATCCCAGTCCCTGAACGGAGACCTTTACTTCTCTAATGTGCTCCGAGAGGATTCACGGAATGACTACATCTGTTACGCCCGTTTCCCATACACACAAACCATCCAGCAGAAACAACCCATCAGCGTCAAGGTCCTCAACAGTAAGTGTaactacgtgtgtgtgtgtgtgtgtgtgtgtgtgtgtgtgtgtgtgtgtgtgtgtgtgtgtgtgtgtgtgtgtgtgtgtgtgtgtgtgtgtgtgtgtgtgtgtgtgtgtgtgtgtgtgtgtgtgtgtaaagtttAAGGAAGTGAGATGGGCTGGAGGTGAAATGACCCAGCGTGGCTCAAATGACTGGAGTGTGAGATCCACAGAGGCAGTAGcttatttgaattattattatctgcTGGAATGACTTCAGGGGAGGTAAAACATTTCCTGTGACTGATTTCATCCAAGTGCTCCTCGTTCCTTTAAAAAACACATGGAGTCTGAGCTCTGGTGGCGTCTCTTAACATCGGGTTAAGCAGGCGTTTCCGCCGTCGCTCCTCCACACGAGGGCAGACCGTGAGGTTACAGTCGTTTGAGTTTTGAGTCACTTCTgggtttttactttttttttcttttatgttttcaacacattttattttcatgtgcctgatcatttcagtttgtgtttgatttttctgttgtgttacAGTGGATGCAATCAATGACACAATGGCCGCTTTTTACAATGACACTGATTTATTTAGGGGTGAGTTGTCGtaccctcccctcccctccactgCTTACCCTACAACCTGGAGCTCCAAAACTTTTTACCCACTAACACTGTTCCTTCACCCTGGCACCCTGAGGACTTTTGCAAGCTCCTGTTGTGTTTAGGGGTGACCTCTAGCACCCTCTAGTGTCTAACCCTAACATAGAGGATCAGCCTGGAGCCACCGCTCACCCCAAACCTTAAATCAAAGTTAATGCTCTGTCCCTCTGTCATTCCTGCTCTGTCCAATCAAAACCTTTTTGACAACTTCTTCCTATATACTCCTTTAAAGTATGAATGTAATTTTGTTTACTTCTTCTTTGACTCCGTTGGCTGCAACCTTAATGTTCAAAATCACTCTTTTCCTGCCGTCACAATCCCTCATTGCTCCATTTTTGTCCCTTtttctgcacaacacaacacattacCTGACATGAATGAAGCAGCTTGATCATCAtaaccatcatcaccataaaGATTTGTTCatacttgtttttatttgctaGTTTAACACATGACCAGTTTAGATGCAGATCCTCACATCTGATTCTCAGTTCTATAGAAGCATCACATTTAAGTGTTTATTATAACCCCAGAGGACAGAAGGCTgtgtaattaaaaacaacatgacCATAATTTTTACACCTAACCATAAAATCTTAGCACTGTGGTCTGTACTGAAATAGTTTAGTGCCTGAATATGCACACATTTTAGAGGAGAGGTTTCATTACTGTGAAGGGCCTGGATCTTTGTTGGTAATAATTTTCATCATCAATCTGTGTGTTACTACAGAAGACCCAGCAGATGAGAGGAAGCCAACATTCCTCATCCCATCTGGCCCCTTCAGTTCCAAGACAGTGTTGAGAGGGCAGGTGCTGGAGATGGAGTGCATTGCTGAAGGGCtgtaagtgaaaaaaaaaaaaagcgtccTGAAAGGCTCAAGTGCCCACCTGCTCAAGGTTTACCACCGTGCTctatctttttttctctttctttcattccaGGCCCACTCCTGAAATCTCCTGGACCAAAGTGAGCGGTGATCTCCCAACTAAGCGCACATCTTTTCTGCATCACCAGCGGGCCCTTCGTATTGTGAACGTATCAGAGTCAGACGCGGGAGATTACCGCTGCGTGGCCCGGAATCAGATGGGCATGGTGCACCACACCATTCACGTCACGGTCAAAGGTGCGTCCATTATCATGCTGTTTGCTCGACGTGTGTTTGTGCGATCACTCTTTATCCGTCTCTTCATCCGCCACGCATGTTCTAGTTGATTTATGCACCGATTCCAACAGTGAGTTCAGTAATTAATTCTCCAGCATCCTGTTATACTTCTATTTTCAGCTGCCCCGTATTGGATCACTGGCCCCCCCAGGAACCTTGTTCTAGCTCCAAGAGAGAACGGTGTGCTGACCTGCAGGGCCAGTGGCACGCCCAAGCCCTCCATCACCTGGGCCATGAATGGCATCCCCATAGAGAGTGAGTGCAAGCTGTTCATTTCACATTTGAGACACGGTTTGCTGCAACATATTTGTTTTGCAACCTCAGCAAGACCCAGCCAAAGTTCCATCTATAAGCCTCATTATCCATGAACAGATTCTCCACAGGATCCCAGCAGAAAGGTGGAGGACGACACCATCATCTTTGCTGACGTGCAGATCGGATCCAGTGCCGTCTACCAGTGTAATGTCTCCAACAACTACGGCTACCTCATGTCCAACGCCTTCATCAATGTGCTCTGTAAGCATCATAAGACCCATTTGCATGACGACGCTgttttccacacacactcactgattTCTGGAGAGTAATAACTTGGCAACGATTGCTGCCGTGTCACTGCAGCGGAGCCGCCCAGGGTGCTGACGGCAAGCAACAAAGTCTACCAGGTCATCAAAAATCACCGAGCTCTGATAGACTGTTCTTCCTTTGGGTCACCCATCCCTGAAATTACATGGTGAGTTAATAAAGCTTGAGCAGAAGGCCGTGTGTTGTGTCGTTCCTCTCTAAAAGCTCATCGCAGATGCCTCTCTGTCTTAGGTTCAAAGAAACCCGCACCAGCACTCTTGATGGATATCCTTACATCATTCATGACAACGGCACTTTAGTGATAGATGGAGCTCAAGCAAATAACAGTGGCAAATACACCTGCGTGGCCACGAACATCTTCGGTATCTATGAGAATCACGTCTAcctggaggtcaaaggtgagagAGGAGCttaatattgaaatattattgaaattataAGACATAGAATGGATACAGTTGATACAGCTTcttaaagacacacaaaaaaatgtgttgttctgTTCATAAGAAATGTCTAAACAAGATTTAAGTTCattaacaacacaacaaaaatgacatctTGGTAAATCCTCTGGGTGAAATCTATTCACTAATATTGTGGTGACCGCTGATGGAGATTAGATGATTTCTCCTCTTGTGTaagaacatttttgtcaaatagttggtcttttatttcaaaaattaaGGCtggttttataattattttatcaacCACATCCATACTTTCCTCCCATCAGAGTCGACCCGGATCGTGAAGCAGCCAGAGTACAAAGAGGTCCGGAGGGGCAGGTCTGCTGTGTTTGAGTGTAAGGTGATTCACGACCCCTCGCTCATCCCCACAATGACCTGGCTCAAAGACGGCGGAGAGCTGCCAGACGATGAGAGGTGAGGCGTGGATGAGGGGTCAGAGCTCTCATCGACTGGATGCTGTCTCTCCATGACAGCATCCAGTCGATATCTAATATGTTGACGAAATTGCACCTTTGGGTATTTCATTGTATATTTATGCTTTTAAATGACGCTCTTAAATACCTGCGTGGatgccttctttttttttttttttacagattgaTTGTAGACTCTGATAGCCTCACTATCACCGATGTGACGGAGAGCGATGCGGGAGTTTACACCTGCATCATGAACACCACCCTGGACCAGGATTCTGCTAGCGCTGAGCTCACTGTTGTCGGTAAGTCCGGTTCTACAGGATCTCAATGTCTTCTGACTCATAAAATTACCTCACAAACGATTGACGTGTCCACTAACTTGCACAACAGATCACCTTTCAGCCAATTCAAAGTTAACGGCTGGAGTGTCCACTTAGAGGTGCTGTGCAGCCAGCTGTGTTTCATCTTGACAGCCGCGTGATGATTTGATTGTTACCTTCTCAATATGCCAGATAATCTTTGTTTTATTATGGCCGGCTGACCGCTAAACTCAGTGTTTTACTCCCGCCCTCCTTCCTGCCAGAGGCCACGCCGACACCAGCTGTTGTCTACGGTAAACCTGCGGCGCCCAGATGCGCTCCGCTGACATGGGCTTGTGCTGTTTGTTTGGCTGTTCCTGTCAAGCATGTTGTGGCCTGAAGATTTGGTTTTTTGACAAtcataatgcttttttttttttaaatgtctgtttgcTTTACCTCTTTTGTATCTTCAAGGTGTTTTCTTtccatgtgtttctttttaaatgaattgcATTTGTTACGTCTTTTGCAAACAAAATGAATCCATTAAGCCACTGTTGCAGACATTACTCATTTAGTCAAAGTGAAGCGATTTCCATTCAAACTTGATTGCAAAGTTAATACATGAAGCAGATGTTTTCTCATTTGTACGTGTTGGGATCTTTTTAACAATCTCCTCATCACTTATTTATTCCAAGCATGTGTTCCACTTTACCATCCCAATTTCTAAACACTAGCTTCAATTTAGCCTCTCTAGTGAGCCTTAGACTATTTCATGCAGACTGATTATGGAGAATGCTCGCTTGAGGATCTGTCATTTCATATGCATGATACAGTGTCTGCATGTGTATCATAGGACAAATGGCATTTAGTATAAACTGAGAAGAAATAGAATAACTCAAAGATGTGCTTAGTTAAACCTTCTTATCATGGATCATGATTGCAGGAGCTACGTGTTCTCTTTTGCCTCATGTTCTCATGACATTAGACTTTCATAACTGCTAATTGTACGTTGATGTGCTGTTTCTCCGTCAGAGCAACCCGACCCCCCGACTGACCTCGAGCTGACAGACCAGAAAAAGAAGAGCGTTCAGCTCACATGGACCCCTGGGGACGAGCATAACAGTCCTATTCAGAGTAGGTCTGAAGTATTATGCATGCgtctgtgtgcatgcatgagttGACCGGACTTAAATTCCGTCTTGAAGAAAAGAATGTCTCTACTGAGCATCACTGGATGTCTGCTTTAATCAGTTATGTCTTCAGTATTTGCTTGAAACCGTCATGAGCAAATGAGgatatgtgaaaaaaattagaataaactCTGATACCAGAGTCACCATAATTACAATCTtgtcagtatatatatatatatacagtatatagtatatatatacagtatatatatacagtatatatatatacagtatatatacagtatatatacagtatatatatatatatatatatatatatatatatatatatatatatatatatatatatatatatatataatatataagatGTGTCATATCACCAGATCGCCAGATCAAACAGATCAGAAAGAGTTTCCAGTGACATTTAACAGCAGCTGAAGAAATATGAGGACAAATTTTAGCTGCGTTAAAAATAACGAACCATCCAGAGAAATCTCTCAAATCACTGCTGCATCATAATTTGCTTCTCCCGTCTGTTAGTCGATGCAGTTCGGTGCACCAATCATTTTCTGACAACATGGATAATTCCCTCATTTCCCTGAGGGCTGAAATCATTACCTGAGGTAGCACATGTGGACATATTTTGGATATTGAGTTACAGTATCCTTAAAAAATGTCAGCACGTTCACTGCAGTTCTACAAATAAAGTCTGATGGTGCAAAAGGTGTTCAGTTTTATGAAATGTGTCTACTCTCTGTTTTACGTAGAATTTCTGATCCAGTATGAGGATTCTCTGCACCACCGCAACCAATGGCATAATCTCACTGAGGTCTCCGGAACCAAGACGACAGCTCACCTCAAGCTGTCGCCCTACGTCCACTACACCTTCAGAGTGGTAGCCATCAACGCCTTTGGTTTCAGCAACCCCAGTTCAACCTCCAGACTGTTCAAGACTGAGGCCGCAGGTACGAATCCCTTCGGCCTCAGCCCTTCGATTGTTCTTGATTTGCAAAGTAATTCAGTGTATTAAATCAGAAATGTTTCagaaattagaattttttttattgaattactTAAATGTTTGGATATTATGATTTCTTAAGTGATTTTAAGTGAGCTAATCGTTTTGCATAACCCTCAGTTCTGAAGGACACTTTGGAGCCTCAGTCAAAGGATTTCCTTGAGATGATGCTTGATTTGGTTTgaaattttatgtttgtttgttgttgttgttgttgttgttttttatagcTCCAGATGAAAATCCAACAGGTGTACATGGTTTTGGAACAGAACATGATAATCTTGTTATCTCATGGAAGGTAAGAAAGGtttatgcattattttattttattttttattttttcattttaataattttatttagatattcttatatttttttcttaattgtatgtcattttattttatttaaaattattttattttattttatgtaaaaatcaGTACACACATGAACACCCTTTGACTAAAAAATATTGAGAGCTAAACCAGGTTACATTTCTGCTCTCTGCAGCCCCTCTCAGCCCTCCAGTCTAATGGGCCAGGGCTTCACTATAAAGTGATGTGGAGGCAGAAGTCGGTGGACAGCGATTGGACCACAGTGACTGTTGCTAATAAGTCGAAGTTTGTTGTGTCTGGAACGCCCACATTTGTTCCGTACGAGCTAAAAGTTCAGGCGGTGAACGACCACGGAGCTGGACCTGAGCCGGCGATCGCCCACGGCTACTCAGGAGAGGACTGTGAGTTCCACCAGCATTTTAAGACCCTCTAAAGATACTTTATGCACAAAGATCTATTAACTTGCCGTCGTGTTGTGCACCTCGTCTGTTGTGACAGTACCACTTGCCGCTCCGGAACACATGCAGGTCATTGTGCTGAACAGCACCGTGGCAGAGGTCCACTGGGAGCCTTTGCCCTCCAAGTTCATACGAGGACACCTGAAAGGTTATAAGGTACAGAACATGAGGCCACATTTTTGTACCATGTGTATCAGGCATAATCACCCTAACACTGTCCCTACACTTTCCAGGTATACTACTGGAGAGAGCGCAGCCTCCACAAACACAACCCCCACCATGCGGAGAAGCAGATCCTCACTTTCAGTGGGAACCACAGCCGTGGCATTCTGCCCGGTCTGCACCCCTTCAGCGCCTACCTGTTCAATGTCAGGGTCTTTAATGGCAAGGGAGAGGGGCCCCCCAGCCCCACTCGGCAGTTTGAGACACCTGAAGGAGGTAGGAGAAGGAATTACTAGTTTACTAAATTGAGCTTTTATTCACAGCATTTCACTTTATAGTCTGATGTTAGCAACAAGCATCGTCTTTAATGTCCTCTCCTCCCGACGTCACAGTTGGAAAGTTTGTGAATATTTGCACAAATAAAATTCAcagttattaaaatgaaaagtggTAATGTAAATTTTTATATTGGTTTAGATATGCAGTaaaattgtttgttgttgttgctgttcaaGTACATTAAGCCTTAAACTCCCCACTAAAACtgttcttttattaatttatgaatcCAGAGAGAATCTATGaatatgttaatatttttaatttaaaaactttaaatgttgCTATATGACTTTGTGATTACTGCATGAGGAACATGATTCATCACAATTTAGATCCTAACAACTAAATTATTTATGAGTAAAcacacaacatttttaaattgaggGAATTTGGCTTCATTTTGGTAATCTTTTATACGAGTTTATAATCCATGTGTTGTGTGCAGTTCCGGGGGCTCCTACTTCCCTGATTGTCACTGAACTCAACCTGGACTCTCTGACCCTTGAATGGAATCCTCCTCATGCCCATAATGGACGCATCACCGGTTACACCCTCAAGTATCAGCCAGGTGAGTCTGTCCTTTCTGAagtttggagttttttttgtccttttttgtcGCGTGTTGTATCGTCATCCCCTTCAGACTCTTCAGattacaatacaaaataaaaataaacgtAGGTTTAATACAgtttaaacacatttctttttgcatAAATTATGACCTAAATTAACAAATCCCCTTTTGTCACCTTCCATTTCTGAACCCCCCGCCTCTTAATTCTTCCATTTCCACCTGTTCCATTGTTGGCATTCCAACTTTAAAAACTCTATTCCACTTGCCTCACCACTTTCCAATCACCATCCCATCCCACTGCTCTTGTCACCCACCCTCCACCCTTGTAGTCAATAACTCCAATGAGCTGGGCCCAGTGGAGGAGGTGGAACTGCCCGCCAATGAGACCTCATTCATTCTGTCCAACCTCAAGTACAGCACGCGCTACAAGTTTTATTTGAATGCGAAAACAATCAGGGGAGCGGGCCCGGCCGTTTCTCAGGAGGCCGTCACCATCGTGGATGAAGGTAAGTCGGCAAATGCAGACGAGTGAAAGTAGATACCACTGGAAACAAGTAAATGAATTTCTTCATCCTGTTTACAGATTAAGGAAGTAAAtcgttaaaataaaaaattgatcAATGAAAGAAATTTGTCAGCTGCAGCTCTGCTATCGAGTCAGAACGACAGCATgcgttttgtgtttgtgaaacatTCCTTCATGTGCTATTTGCAGCATATTGCAATCTGTTCCATTGCATTATCTTTTGCACAGCATGATGTGCAATACCTGTCAAATGGTCAGACGgcaggacagtgtgtgtgtgtttgtgtgtgtgtgtgaacgtttgaCCGATACTGCGCCTGAGCTCTTCATCCATGTCCTTTTTTAGTGGAACATGAGTGTGATCCAGGGTCACTGTTACACAAGGTGACCTCCGCTGTTATGAAACCTCAGACCGATCATCTCTTGCATTACACGGCATGAAGAAACATGTGTTTCTCTAAATGTTATGTACTTGTGACgcagattgtgtgtgtctgttcttttgtttttctacgTCTTCTTTCCTCCTACAAGCTCTAATACCGCCGTTTGATGTAGATGTGGGCGCAGGTACCAGTAGTATCCAGCCATGTTTTACAGATGCAGCCCCTAGCTTTAAAACACACTGCGAGCATGCGCTCCTCATCTTTGAGTTATTTCTTCCGATCAGATTCCGTCTCCCGGTTCCAAGCCACATAGATAAAGATGCTACGTGACGTGTGCCTTTTTAATGTCCACAGCTGTGGCTGCTGATAATGCATCCCGCCGCATGCGTGCAAGAGTTTGCTTGGCATGCCGATGAATTGTGCGCACTGTGAATAATCACTGTGGCGTCGTCTCTGCCTGCATCgctgtgtgtgtcttgtgtcttgtgtgtgttgCGGTCTTTACCTACCCCTCTCCCTGTTGTTTACAGGAACCACCCAAATCTCTCATCCCATTGCACGGCCTCCTCCACGCCGTCCGCCCCACCAGGGTACAGACGCTGCTGTCATCTCAGCACATTACCTGTCTGATTTTGTTGAAATGAGCTTCTGCTTGTTGGtttagtgtcctgatttgaAATTGCTTGAAATCTTCTGAGGCCATTCAGTGACGCTAAGACTAGTTAATAAGAATATAATTCTATCAAAGTGGTTCTTTAGCAGTTATTAGACTGTCTTTTTGACCAGCAGGCTTCTCTCTTAATGGTTGTCTTTTCTCCTGTGTGCTCAGCGCCGCCCCCGAGTCCTTTTGGAAATGTTAGCTCCTCGATTGAAGAGGATGGGGCCCTGATCAGTTGGGAGTACTGGGGGCCGGAGAAAAATGTTTATGTAGAatacaaaaaccaaaacagtaaGAAATCACtcctatatatttttttattagttcCACACATAGGCAGGCAGGATATCCCTACTTCATGATTGGTTTGTGCAGGTGAATAGAAATTTTGGCACGCCCCGCCGATGGCAGCTTCTGCCAGTATGGACCCAGATGTATTAAACAAGACTGTCTGTGATTGGATTGATAATAAACCAGTCCTGGGATTTACTGGAATCACATACATCTCCCATGATAGTCTTGCTGGATCATATGTAGACAAACATcataaaagcaacacaaataTTCTTGTTATGCCAAAATGAATTCCACTGAAGTGTTCTCCATGATTTTACCCACCTGCAGTGAGGATGAACAACAGTGTGACTCTTTCACGCCTAGCCTTCAACACAGTCAATTAGGGATTATCATAATCATAGATCCCAGTAATTAAGAGAGTGTTATCATCAAAAATACCATCTTGTGATTATCACTCAAAGACATTTGGTATCTGGTTCATCACCACATGTATAATTTATGGTGGCCCGGAGGGATAAATATGCTGCAACCTAAGAGACCACATGCAAATGGAAATAAACGCAAATGATGAAAATAACTCAATCAGTGTTTTGGCTTGCACTGAGCTGAATATTAAAGTCAGCATGTTCACAGTGACAAAGCTAATGTTCtaattttttaacaaaacatgGTATTCACCACGCTCATTAGCGTTGTTGTCACATGTGCAAACAAAATACTagaaaaaacacttaaaacagATGGAGCTGAAAAATCAGGACATCACCGAGCTAAGAGTGGTTCGTCCTCTTAGTGCCATGAATGTGAgtaaaatgactgactgatgatCCGTAGTGTCAATGGAGATGTTTCAGTTTGGGTCTGACCCAACAGTAGAACCAATTTAAAGATAATGACGGcagtaaaaacaggaagtatctCTTGTCATTTTCTTCCTGTCCCGTCAAGCTCACAGTTTTCTGTATTCATACTTCCTCATGTCGCAGCCTGTCTTCGAAATGCTGCTTGTATCACCAAGTTAGCTTTTTCTTAAGTTGCAATGCATCAAACTTCCAGGGCCACTATAATAATTCATCCAGACATCACTCGATTAGAGATTATATAAATCTGATGTAGACTCCATTTCCTGCAGTCTAATCTCATGTCATTAGTAACAATGATGTCATGACCTCCATGACCTCCAGTTGCAGTCTTCTCCCTCAAACGTCCCTCTCTTCATGAACAGGTGAAGAGGAGTGGCAGAAAGAGCTGGTGAACGGCTCTCAGAACGTAATGCTGAAGGGCTTAAAGGGGGGCCTCTCCTATAGGGTGCGTTTGGTGGCCAGAGGTCACCACGACCAGCCGCTCCACCTCTCTGAGGAGCTAGTGGTCACTGTCCCAGGTGAGGCAGTTCCTGGGCGGGCGTTCGCCACTGCCCTGGTCCGGCTTGGCCTTGCGCTGTGTAGTGTGTAGAATGTGTAGTACTCTGTGCAGAAGTGTGATGATGACCCGGTCTGGCATGGGGTCAACAGACGTGGCGGTGACTCCGTGTGCCAGGCATGTGCTGTAGTCGTATAGAATCAGTGTTTAGCAGCGTGAAGAAGTGGTATCACCCTCATTTGAGTGTAATATGTGTAATGTATGTCCCGCACAGTCAacatgtgtgttcagtgtgtgtttgtgtgtagtcTGTGTGTACCGTttatctgtttgtctgtgtgtattctCCCTACATTGTGCACTAATGCGGTTTCAATAATGCGCTCAAGGTGTCTTTAGCTTAAGCTCAGCAGATTTCTAACTCGCATTAACATGACACGTTTTTTG
This region of Antennarius striatus isolate MH-2024 chromosome 4, ASM4005453v1, whole genome shotgun sequence genomic DNA includes:
- the LOC137593490 gene encoding neuronal cell adhesion molecule-like isoform X4, whose translation is MMERRRMDVALLVLVLVLGHLAAALEVPLDLPQPPTITHQSPKDYIIDPRENIIIHCEAKGNPHPSFSWTRNGTHFDVDEDPNVTMKPNSGTLVVDINRVKAEQYECVYQCTARNSHGTAVSNNIVVRQSRSPLWSKQKIKPIVVQEGVSLVLPCRPPAGLPPPIIFWMDNYFQKLPQSSRVSQSLNGDLYFSNVLREDSRNDYICYARFPYTQTIQQKQPISVKVLNKDPADERKPTFLIPSGPFSSKTVLRGQVLEMECIAEGLPTPEISWTKVSGDLPTKRTSFLHHQRALRIVNVSESDAGDYRCVARNQMGMVHHTIHVTVKAAPYWITGPPRNLVLAPRENGVLTCRASGTPKPSITWAMNGIPIENSPQDPSRKVEDDTIIFADVQIGSSAVYQCNVSNNYGYLMSNAFINVLSEPPRVLTASNKVYQVIKNHRALIDCSSFGSPIPEITWFKETRTSTLDGYPYIIHDNGTLVIDGAQANNSGKYTCVATNIFGIYENHVYLEVKESTRIVKQPEYKEVRRGRSAVFECKVIHDPSLIPTMTWLKDGGELPDDERLIVDSDSLTITDVTESDAGVYTCIMNTTLDQDSASAELTVVEQPDPPTDLELTDQKKKSVQLTWTPGDEHNSPIQKFLIQYEDSLHHRNQWHNLTEVSGTKTTAHLKLSPYVHYTFRVVAINAFGFSNPSSTSRLFKTEAAAPDENPTGVHGFGTEHDNLVISWKPLSALQSNGPGLHYKVMWRQKSVDSDWTTVTVANKSKFVVSGTPTFVPYELKVQAVNDHGAGPEPAIAHGYSGEDLPLAAPEHMQVIVLNSTVAEVHWEPLPSKFIRGHLKGYKVYYWRERSLHKHNPHHAEKQILTFSGNHSRGILPGLHPFSAYLFNVRVFNGKGEGPPSPTRQFETPEGVPGAPTSLIVTELNLDSLTLEWNPPHAHNGRITGYTLKYQPVNNSNELGPVEEVELPANETSFILSNLKYSTRYKFYLNAKTIRGAGPAVSQEAVTIVDEGTTQISHPIARPPPRRPPHQAPPPSPFGNVSSSIEEDGALISWEYWGPEKNVYVEYKNQNSEEEWQKELVNGSQNVMLKGLKGGLSYRVRLVARGHHDQPLHLSEELVVTVPAVASRQVDIATQGWFIGLMCAIALLILILLIICFIQRNKGGKYPVKEKEDAHTDPEFQPMKDDDCTFGEYSDNEDHKPLKGSRTPSSGTVKRDDSDDSLVDYGEGGDGQFNEDGSFIGQYSGKSASRDTAEGHESSEAPSPTNAMNSLNSFV
- the LOC137593490 gene encoding neuronal cell adhesion molecule-like isoform X1 → MMERRRMDVALLVLVLVLGHLAAALEVPLDLPQPPTITHQSPKDYIIDPRENIIIHCEAKGNPHPSFSWTRNGTHFDVDEDPNVTMKPNSGTLVVDINRVKAEQYECVYQCTARNSHGTAVSNNIVVRQSRSPLWSKQKIKPIVVQEGVSLVLPCRPPAGLPPPIIFWMDNYFQKLPQSSRVSQSLNGDLYFSNVLREDSRNDYICYARFPYTQTIQQKQPISVKVLNMDAINDTMAAFYNDTDLFREDPADERKPTFLIPSGPFSSKTVLRGQVLEMECIAEGLPTPEISWTKVSGDLPTKRTSFLHHQRALRIVNVSESDAGDYRCVARNQMGMVHHTIHVTVKAAPYWITGPPRNLVLAPRENGVLTCRASGTPKPSITWAMNGIPIENSPQDPSRKVEDDTIIFADVQIGSSAVYQCNVSNNYGYLMSNAFINVLSEPPRVLTASNKVYQVIKNHRALIDCSSFGSPIPEITWFKETRTSTLDGYPYIIHDNGTLVIDGAQANNSGKYTCVATNIFGIYENHVYLEVKESTRIVKQPEYKEVRRGRSAVFECKVIHDPSLIPTMTWLKDGGELPDDERLIVDSDSLTITDVTESDAGVYTCIMNTTLDQDSASAELTVVEATPTPAVVYEQPDPPTDLELTDQKKKSVQLTWTPGDEHNSPIQKFLIQYEDSLHHRNQWHNLTEVSGTKTTAHLKLSPYVHYTFRVVAINAFGFSNPSSTSRLFKTEAAAPDENPTGVHGFGTEHDNLVISWKPLSALQSNGPGLHYKVMWRQKSVDSDWTTVTVANKSKFVVSGTPTFVPYELKVQAVNDHGAGPEPAIAHGYSGEDLPLAAPEHMQVIVLNSTVAEVHWEPLPSKFIRGHLKGYKVYYWRERSLHKHNPHHAEKQILTFSGNHSRGILPGLHPFSAYLFNVRVFNGKGEGPPSPTRQFETPEGVPGAPTSLIVTELNLDSLTLEWNPPHAHNGRITGYTLKYQPVNNSNELGPVEEVELPANETSFILSNLKYSTRYKFYLNAKTIRGAGPAVSQEAVTIVDEGTTQISHPIARPPPRRPPHQAPPPSPFGNVSSSIEEDGALISWEYWGPEKNVYVEYKNQNSEEEWQKELVNGSQNVMLKGLKGGLSYRVRLVARGHHDQPLHLSEELVVTVPAVASRQVDIATQGWFIGLMCAIALLILILLIICFIQRNKGGKYPVKEKEDAHTDPEFQPMKDDDCTFGEYSDNEDHKPLKGSRTPSSGTVKRDDSDDSLVDYGEGGDGQFNEDGSFIGQYSGKSASRDTAEGHESSEAPSPTNAMNSLNSFV
- the LOC137593490 gene encoding neuronal cell adhesion molecule-like isoform X5; translation: MMERRRMDVALLVLVLVLGHLAAALEVPLDLPQPPTITHQSPKDYIIDPRENIIIHCEAKGNPHPSFSWTRNGTHFDVDEDPNVTMKPNSGTLVVDINRVKAEQYECVYQCTARNSHGTAVSNNIVVRQSRSPLWSKQKIKPIVVQEGVSLVLPCRPPAGLPPPIIFWMDNYFQKLPQSSRVSQSLNGDLYFSNVLREDSRNDYICYARFPYTQTIQQKQPISVKVLNMDAINDTMAAFYNDTDLFREDPADERKPTFLIPSGPFSSKTVLRGQVLEMECIAEGLPTPEISWTKVSGDLPTKRTSFLHHQRALRIVNVSESDAGDYRCVARNQMGMVHHTIHVTVKAAPYWITGPPRNLVLAPRENGVLTCRASGTPKPSITWAMNGIPIENSPQDPSRKVEDDTIIFADVQIGSSAVYQCNVSNNYGYLMSNAFINVLSEPPRVLTASNKVYQVIKNHRALIDCSSFGSPIPEITWFKETRTSTLDGYPYIIHDNGTLVIDGAQANNSGKYTCVATNIFGIYENHVYLEVKESTRIVKQPEYKEVRRGRSAVFECKVIHDPSLIPTMTWLKDGGELPDDERLIVDSDSLTITDVTESDAGVYTCIMNTTLDQDSASAELTVVEATPTPAVVYEQPDPPTDLELTDQKKKSVQLTWTPGDEHNSPIQKFLIQYEDSLHHRNQWHNLTEVSGTKTTAHLKLSPYVHYTFRVVAINAFGFSNPSSTSRLFKTEAAAPDENPTGVHGFGTEHDNLVISWKPLSALQSNGPGLHYKVMWRQKSVDSDWTTVTVANKSKFVVSGTPTFVPYELKVQAVNDHGAGPEPAIAHGYSGEDLPLAAPEHMQVIVLNSTVAEVHWEPLPSKFIRGHLKGYKVYYWRERSLHKHNPHHAEKQILTFSGNHSRGILPGLHPFSAYLFNVRVFNGKGEGPPSPTRQFETPEGVPGAPTSLIVTELNLDSLTLEWNPPHAHNGRITGYTLKYQPVNNSNELGPVEEVELPANETSFILSNLKYSTRYKFYLNAKTIRGAGPAVSQEAVTIVDEAVASRQVDIATQGWFIGLMCAIALLILILLIICFIQRNKGGKYPVKEKEDAHTDPEFQPMKDDDCTFGEYSDNEDHKPLKGSRTPSSGTVKRDDSDDSLVDYGEGGDGQFNEDGSFIGQYSGKSASRDTAEGHESSEAPSPTNAMNSLNSFV